In Papaver somniferum cultivar HN1 unplaced genomic scaffold, ASM357369v1 unplaced-scaffold_114, whole genome shotgun sequence, a genomic segment contains:
- the LOC113328762 gene encoding uncharacterized protein LOC113328762 yields the protein MEFFGRNEMMRSSSIDDENVPSTSSKEPVEIPAKIPRSSSRRSGKNVFELLARREICPRSKHTSKRLWGDAHGDLNGLNCKVMDAKHGLILWVEAESLKHISAKYCPLVPPPRSTIAAAFSPDGRTLASTHGDHTVKIIDCQTGNCLKVLSGHRRTPWVVRFHPVYPEILASGSLDHEVRLWDANTAECLGSRDFLRPIASVAFHAQGELLAVASGHKLYIWHYNKRREGSQPIVVLKTRRSLRAVHFHPHAAPFLLTAEVNDLDSPDSPMTLATSPGYLHYPPPAVFVANVHSGARAHTETNTSSLPIPFMFWPTIATEEGRTSLQHGNRSVGSINLQQMVDSSASLQPQVDVNIETQDDYLVSPMDVSPMIPSSSYNAPEDSLSNNISSEMENAVPDSAMDVMETTEGQPIGGNHQNNSPVIGSSHGRNIGQTSATQSRENIEVTPGIYLSNLSGNAGLQMLLRNGEIGQMHQFFPFGDPMFWELPFLQGWLLGQSQAGLHPMLSLNGALHENSAGFLRTIASDNFAPNLATRNVDPSVLTGVSHPRIGGRSGLRHRSSRSRAAALSASGEGTTFINIRSNGNEPHPVVGRTETELATSLAAAAAAAELPCTVKLRIWPHDIKDPCALLDAGKCRLSIPHAVLCSEMGAHFSPCGRFLAACVACTLPHMEADPGLQSHVNHETGASTSPTRHPISAHQVMYELRIYSLEEATFGLVLASRAIRAAHCLTSIQFSPTSEHILLAYGRRHSSLLRSLVIDAETTMPIYTILEVYRVSDMELVRVLPSAEDEVNVACFHPLVGGGLVYGTKEGKLRILQYDGPSGTNSTRPNFLLEENMLEVPTYALEG from the exons ATGGAATTTTTTGGGAGGAATGAAATGATGAGATCTTCATCAATAGATGATGAAAATGTTCCTTCAACCTCTTCAAAAGAACCTGTTGAAATTCCTGCGAAAATTCCTCGTTCGTCCTCGAGGCGAAG TGGTAAGAATGTGTTTGAATTGTTAGCGAGAAGGGAGATTTGTCCTCGATCGAAGCATACTTCGAAAAGGCTGTGGGGAGATGCTCATGGGGATCTAAATGGGTTAAATTGCAAAGTTATGGATGCTAAACATGGTTTAATTTTATG GGTAGAGGCAGAATCTTTGAAACATATATCTGCCAAATATTGTCCTTTGGTACCTCCTCCAAGGTCGACCATAGCAGCAGCTTTTAGTCCTGATGGAAGAACGCTTGCTTCTACGCA TGGTGACCACACAGTCAAGATAATTGATTGTCAGACTGGGAACTGTTTGAAGGTGTTGAGTGGTCATCGAAGAACGCCATGGGTG GTTAGGTTCCATCCAGTGTACCCAGAGATACTTGCAAGTGGAAGCTTAGACCACGAGGTCCGCTTGTGGGACGCAAATACGGCAGAATGTTTAGGATCACGTGATTTTT TGCGTCCTATTGCTTCTGTAGCTTTCCATGCTCAAGGGGAGCTTCTGGCTGTTGCTTCTGGTCACAAG CTGTACATATGGCACTACAATAAAAGACGGGAGGGATCGCAACCAATTGTTGTATTGAAGACAAGGCGGTCGCTCCGGGCTGTGCATTTTCACCCACATGCTGCTCCATTTCTTTTGACTGCCGAG GTTAATGATCTCGACTCTCCAGATTCTCCAATGACACTGGCAACATCTCCGGGTTACTTGCACTATCCTCCTCCTGCTGTATTTGTTGCAAACGTTCATTCTGGGGCCCGTGCACACACAGAAACTAATACATCTTCTTTACCTATTCCGTTCATGTTCTGGCCCACAATTGCTACAGAGGAAGGAAGAACATCTTTGCAGCACGGGAATAGATCTGTTGGTTCTATTAATTTGCAGCAAATGGTTGACTCTTCTGCTTCTTTGCAGCCTCAAGTAGATGTAAATATAGAGACTCAGGATGACTATTTGGTATCTCCGATGGATGTATCTCCGATGATACCTTCAAGCTCATATAATGCACCGGAAGATTCGTTAAGCAATAATATATCAAGCGAGATGGAAAATGCAGTGCCTGACTCTGCGATGGACGTTATGGAGACAACCGAAGGGCAGCCTATTGGTGGCAAtcatcaaaataattctcccGTCATAGGTTCGTCACACGGTAGAAACATTGGCCAAACATCGGCTACACAATCTAGGGAAAACATCGAAGTCACACCTGGAATCTATCTTTCAAACCTATCTGGTAATGCTGGCCTACAGATGCTTTTACGGAATGGTGAAATTGGTCAAATGCATCAGTTCTTTCCGTTTGGTGACCCCATGTTTTGGGAGTTACCTTTTCTGCAAGGGTGGTTATTGGGCCAAAGCCAAGCTGGTTTACATCCAATGCTTTCTTTAAATGGTGCCCTCCATGAAAACTCAGCTGGATTTCTTCGTACTATTGCGTCTGACAACTTTGCACCTAATTTGGCTACTCGTAACGTGGATCCATCAGTATTGACTGGTGTGAGTCATCCCCGAATTGGTGGACGATCGGGTCTACGTCATCGTTCGTCGCGTTCTCGTGCTGCGGCGTTATCTGCATCTGGAGAAGGTACCACTTTTATTAATATTAGAAGTAACGGAAATGAACCTCATCCAGTGGTTGGTCGGACTGAGACTGAACTTGCGACATCACTGGCTGCCGCCGCTGCTGCTGCCGAGTTACCTTGCACTGTAAAACTTAGAATTTGGCCACATGATATCAAAGATCCTTGTGCGCTGCTTGATGCAGGGAAATGTCGCTTAAGTATCCCACATGCTGTCCTTTGTAG TGAAATGGGTGCCCACTTTTCACCTTGTGGGAGGTTCTTAGCAGCATGTGTTGCATGTACGCTTCCTCACATGGAAGCTGACCCTGGATTGCAATCGCACGTGAACCATGAAACCGGCGCCTCAACGTCCCCTACGCGTCACCCAATTTCAGCTCATCAAGTTATGTACGAGCTTCGCATATATTCCCTCGAGGAAGCAAC CTTTGGTCTTGTGCTTGCATCACGGGCAATAAGAGCAGCTCATTGTTTGACTTCTATACAG TTCTCCCCGACATCAGAACACATATTATTGGCATATGGTAGACGGCATAGTTCACTCCTTAGAAGTCTTGTCATTGATGCAGAGACAAcgatgcctatttatacaattttAGAG GTATATAGAGTATCGGATATGGAGCTTGTTAGAGTGCTTCCCAGTGCAGAAGATGAAGTTAATGTAGCATGCTTTCATCCTTTGGTGGGAGGAGGTCTTGTTTACGGAACAAAG GAGGGGAAACTTAGGATCCTTCAATATGATGGTCCTTCGGGTACAAATTCTACAAGACCGAATTTTCTTCTCGAAGAGAACATGCTTGAG GTCCCAACATACGCTTTAGAAGGCTAG
- the LOC113328763 gene encoding putative disease resistance protein RGA3, with translation MAAEMILVTGATEILKKLGYVIAQEIGLAWGVEDDLKKLQSTLQMIAAVTDDAEKKQLSDSSVRLWLERLKDAAYDADDVLDEFSYEVMRRREMGRLKFKVCHLVSSSNPLAFRLKMARKVKHINKIFDEICKEKDRFQLQMVSSSTSVRSSGHKNRETVAFGEDSEIVGRENDKSKIVELLISSMALGDKNENEKISVVPIVGMGGIGKTSLAQLVYKDASIVKHFETRIWVCVSNHFDFNEILGGIMESITRTKCDSSITLDTLVNLVQERLTGRKYLLVLDDLWNENVDEWFTLKRWLAVGAMGSKVLVTTRINQVASIVQGTIPPYILQQISTEECWSIIKEEAFAPGGALETPGMTEIGKEIARKCCGLSRAARSIGTLMHSKKDEKDWLSISKNEVWDIPESRNKILQILKLSYDHLPVHLKQCFSYCSIFPKDWKIEKEALIRLWMAEGFLQSPYELTDKSIEDIGNEYFNILLSNSFFQDIETDGFNEVQTCKMHGLIHDLAQIVAGKYECSTVKANETIDVLKVCRLSYASDESTLKIFSKTLSEGKKLRTVVTMYAPGKDFNIGGFFTASKNLRVLDMSAFRNMKLPASSISKLRHIRYLNLSHCELGNVINDLSSLYNLQTLVLCGSKFLELPRNIGSLKNMRHLNISYTMITALPDSIISLCNLQTLDLSQCTEFQAFPRGIEAWEYIRCIDVSGTKVKELPDGIASYKYLSTLKFNFCKNLEALPRDIGKLKLLRCLDIEGTSIKVMPESCLNSFRPHFGSSHFLRKAIIGTSRFIRGASPNRTKTGHP, from the coding sequence ATGGCGGCTGAGATGATTCTTGTTACTGGTGCAACTGAAATCTTGAAGAAGTTGGGTTATGTTATTGCCCAAGAGATTGGTTTGGCTTGGGGTGTCGAGGATGACCTTAAAAAGCTTCAAAGCACCTTGCAGATGATTGCAGCGGTAACAGATGACGCTGAGAAGAAGCAATTAAGCGATAGCTCAGTGAGACTTTGGCTGGAACGGCTTAAGGATGCAGCTTATGACGCTGATGATGTGTTGGATGAGTTCTCATATGAAGTTATGCGGCGGCGGGAAATGGGCAGATTGAAATTCAAGGTATGCCATCTTGTTTCATCTTCTAACCCACTTGCATTTCGGTTAAAGATGGCTCGTAAAGTCAAACATATCAATaaaatttttgatgaaatttgTAAAGAAAAGGATAGATTTCAGCTGCAGATGGTTAGTAGTAGTACTTCTGTTCGCAGTAGTGGGCATAAAAACCGAGAAACTGTAGCTTTTGGGGAGGATTCAGAAATTGTTGGACGGGAAAATGACAAGTCAAAGATAGTGGAGTTGCTGATCAGCTCAATGGCACTAGGCGAtaagaatgaaaatgaaaaaatttcTGTGGTACCTATAGTGGGTATGGGGGGCATTGGAAAGACTTCACTGGCTCAGTTGGTTTACAAAGATGCTTCAATAGTGAAACACTTCGAAACAAGAATCTGGGTCTGCGTGTCGAATCATTTTGATTTCAATGAGATATTAGGAGGCATAATGGAATCAATTACTAGAACCAAGTGTGATTCATCCATTACTTTGGATACGCTGGTAAACCTTGTTCAAGAAAGACTGACTggaagaaaatatttgctagtacTAGATGATTTATGGAATGAGAATGTGGATGAATGGTTTACACTGAAGAGATGGTTGGCGGTTGGTGCTATGGGAAGTAAAGTTTTAGTCACTACTCGTATAAACCAAGTTGCATCGATTGTTCAAGGGACGATTCCTCCATACATATTACAGCAGATATCCACCGAAGAATGCTGGTCTATTATTAAAGAAGAAGCATTTGCCCCTGGTGGGGCTTTAGAGACTCCTGGAATGACAGAAATAGGAAAAGAGATAGCTAGAAAGTGTTGCGGTTTGTCACGTGCGGCAAGATCTATTGGGACTCTGATGCActcaaaaaaagatgaaaaagattGGTTATCTATCAGTAAAAATGAGGTTTGGGATATTCCAGAAAGTAGAAACAAAATCTTGCAGATACTTAAATTGAGTTATGATCATTTACCTGTTCATCTGAAGCAGTGTTTCTCTTACTGCTCAATATTTCCGAAGGACTGGAAGATTGAAAAAGAAGCTTTGATTAGATTATGGATGGCCGAGGGGTTTCTGCAATCACCTTATGAACTAACAGATAAATCAATCGAAGATATTGGAAATGAATATTTCAACATTCTGTTGTCAAATTCCTTTTTCCAAGACATAGAGACGGATGGTTTTAATGAAGTTCAAACATGCAAAATGCACGGTCTTATACATGATCTTGCGCAAATTGTTGCTGGGAAATATGAATGCTCAACAGTGAAGGCCAATGAGACTATAGATGTTCTGAAAGTTTGCAGGTTATCGTATGCTTCTGATGAAAGtacattaaaaatattttcaaagactTTGAGCGAAGGAAAGAAATTGCGAACAGTTGTTACAATGTATGCGCCAGGTAAAGATTTCAATATTGGTGGTTTCTTTACGGCTAGTAAGAACTTGCGTGTATTAGACATGAGTGCTTTCAGAAACATGAAGTTACCAGCTTCTTCGATAAGCAAGTTGAGACATATAAGATACCTAAACCTCTCACATTGCGAACTAGGTAATGTCATAAATGATCTCAGTAGTCTTTACAATTTACAGACACTAGTATTATGTGGTAGTAAGTTTCTAGAGCTTCCTAGAAATATTGGATCTTTGAAAAATATGAGGCATCTTAATATATCTTATACGATGATAACAGCATTACCTGATTCTATCATTAGCCTCTGTAACTTGCAGACTCTGGACCTCTCTCAGTGCACTGAATTTCAAGCGTTCCCTAGAGGTATTGAAGCGTGGGAATATATTAGGTGCATTGACGTCTCAGGTACGAAGGTCAAAGAGTTACCTGACGGTATTGCAAGTTACAAATATTTATCAACGCTGAAGTTCAATTTCTGCAAGAACTTAGAAGCATTACCTAGAGATATTGGGAAACTGAAACTTCTCAGGTGCCTCGACATTGAAGGCACGAGTATCAAGGTAATGCCCGAGTCTTGCCTTAACAGTTTTAGGCCGCACTTTGGGAGTTCCCATTTCTTaaggaaggctattattgggacgtcacgcttcattagaggggcgtcacctaataggacaaaaacgggtcacccataa
- the LOC113328700 gene encoding LRR receptor-like serine/threonine-protein kinase GSO1, producing MNSFNKRSLLPIQYFYTCLFLFFLFTQILLISHGCLDSERIALLNFKSSVTDSSDRLSTWQVGRHQNCCDWYGIQCSMGSLHVTSVDLRNVALEISLRISDSLTPNTSLSGTISATLLSLTHLEYLDLGFNDLDYSKIEFQLSKFKNLLHLDVSYSFSGSITTQFANLSSLRYLDVSSHVQDNDPTSLGYSSSPLASIESPSIDWVRELVNLRVLRLSGVDLSEASLTKNWAKPISFLTDLRELHISACSISSPLFPFQEFHNLSRLSTLKMNFNDNLDSSIPAQIVNLTSLSVLELAGCFNLQGSIPYLPQIKRLDVRANEYLQVNLSKMFQRQWPRLQELWISSTSVDGPIPISISNAPVLASLVASDCSVNGSLPTKISALSELEFLDLSDNDITGYIPSLGSNMKRLQYLSLSVNSLQGSIPESICMVSSLQQLYFDRNGLTGLIPSCITMLPSLGVFDISDNAVEGIISLNSWINKLNLTELNLNNNSITVEISPQPFPSQYHMESLKLQSCNITGDIPAFFCEFTNLDTLELSGNNLTGAIPSCLFKHKYLRNLDLSRNKLQGTLPHAFHFDDTQFMTIKLASNFLGGSLPVPSQMNMVFDLSQNQFTGEIPFEVGERLSNARYASLSSNQLSGPIPHSFCLNKALETRISLQTLDLSNNTLTGSIPSSLGNCSSLSFLHLGLNNLAGYVPNELAQTQMMYLLLHHNLLKGTFPNFIQKLERLTYLTLGDNKFEGNIPTFIGSFQDLQILSLRSNAFNGSIPKSIINLNQLQILDLSFNNLSGSIEGKLGNLTKLTSRPNDTNALFSGGWSVTDLQLLIGIKGVSRYIQRLHGYSSGIDLSSNILEANIPEEIGLLQGLSMLNLSNNNFHGKIPASVGNMTGLESLDLSFNKLSGQIPRELVSLSYLGYLNLSYNNLSGRIPTDVHFQTLGADGSTFIGNEYLCGAPTKKHCDGDPIAPTVSNTDDDNIKLNAEDEDGTTDNLFLFGSVILGFAVGFWALFLVLLCRKEKWWCVYWRVVDNVVDKITSCTWTKR from the coding sequence ATGAATTCATTCAATAAGAGAAGTCTCTTACCAATTCAGTATTTTTATACTTGTCtgtttttgttctttctctttACTCAAATCCTACTAATCTCTCATGGATGTCTCGACAGTGAAAGAATTGCTTTGTTGAACTTCAAATCTTCTGTAACTGACTCTTCGGATCGTCTGTCAACATGGCAAGTAGGCCGTCACCAGAACTGCTGCGACTGGTATGGGATTCAATGTTCTATGGGCTCGTTACATGTCACTTCAGTTGATCTTCGAAATGTAGCGCTTGAAATTAGCCTACGGATTTCTGATTCTTTGACTCCAAATACTTCACTTTCAGGTACAATCTCTGCCACCCTCTTGTCTCTCACTCACCTTGAGTATCTTGATCTTGGTTTCAATGATCTCGACTACTCAAAAATCGAATTTCAgctatcaaaattcaaaaatctcCTTCATCTTGATGTCTCCTACTCGTTTTCCGGTTCTATTACTACTCAGTTCGCTaatctatcttctctaagataccTGGATGTGTCTAGTCATGTGCAAGACAATGATCCTACCTCTTTAGGTTATAGCTCTTCCCCCCTTGCTTCCATAGAATCTCCATCCATAGACTGGGTTAGAGAGTTAGTCAATCTAAGGGTACTGAGATTAAGTGGTGTTGATCTGTCCGAGGCATCTCTGACGAAGAATTGGGCTAAACCAATATCATTTCTTACTGATCTCAGAGAACTTCATATATCTGCTTGTAGTATTTCTAGTCCGCTTTTTCCATTCCAGGAGTTCCATAATCTTTCGCGTCTATCAACTCTGAAAATGAATTTCAATGACAACCTCGATTCTTCAATACCAGCTCAGATTGTTAATCTTACTTCCCTTTCAGTTCTTGAACTAGCTGGTTGCTTTAATTTGCAAGGCTCGATTCCTTACCTTCCTCAGATTAAACGGCTGGATGTAAGAGCCAATGAATATCTCCAAGTAAATCTTTCAAAAATGTTTCAACGTCAATGGCCAAGACTTCAAGAACTTTGGATTTCTAGTACTAGTGTAGATGGACCGATTCCAATTTCCATATCAAATGCTCCGGTGTTGGCTAGTCTGGTTGCATCAGATTGCTCAGTTAATGGATCCTTACCTACAAAAATTTCTGCTCTTTCAGAATTGGAGTTTCTTGATCTCTCTGACAATGACATAACTGGTTATATTCCTTCTTTGGGATCCAATATGAAAAGGTTACAATACCTGTCATTGTCAGTAAACAGTTTGCAAGGATCCATACCCGAGTCAATCTGCATGGTTAGTTCTCTTCAACAACTCTATTTTGACCGTAACGGATTAACCGGACTGATTCCAAGTTGCATCACCATGCTTCCAAGTCTCGGAGTGTTTGATATTAGTGATAACGCGGTTGAGGGCATCATTTCTTTGAACTCGTGGATCAATAAGTTAAACCTGACTGAGCTAAACCTTAACAATAACAGCATAACTGTAGAAATTTCTCCGCAACCATTCCCATCTCAATACCATATGGAGAGTTTAAAGCTCCAGTCATGCAACATTACAGGAGACATCCCGGCTTTCTTCTGCGAATTCACTAATCTTGATACACTGGAATTGTCTGGTAACAATCTTACAGGAGCTATCCCATCTTGTCTGTTTAAACACAAATATCTTCGCAATTTAGATCTCTCGAGAAACAAGCTCCAAGGAACCTTACCACATGCATTTCATTTTGATGATACTCAATTCATGACCATTAAACTGGCTAGCAACTTTCTAGGAGGTTCACTTCCTGTTCCCTCTCAAATGAATATGGTTTTCGATCTGTCACAAAATCAATTCACTGGTGAAATCCCATTTGAAGTTGGAGAAAGGCTTTCCAATGCTCGCTATGCTTCATTATCTAGTAATCAACTATCAGGTCCAATTCCTCACTCATTTTGTTTGAACAAAGCCTTGGAGACGAGAATTAGCCTTCAAACTCTTGATCTCTCCAATAACACCTTGACTGGAAGTATACCTTCCAGCTTGGGAAATTGCAGCTCTCTGTCTTTTCTACACCTAGGCTTAAACAATCTCGCTGGATACGTTCCAAATGAGCTTGCACAGACACAAATGATGTATCTCCTTCTGCACCATAACCTTCTCAAAGGTACTTTCCCAAACTTCATTCAAAAACTTGAGAGACTGACATATCTTACTTTAGGAGATAACAAATTTGAAGGAAACATACCGACTTTCATTGGCTCATTTCAAGATCTTCAGATTCTCTCTTTAAGGTCAAACGCTTTCAATGGATCTATTCCCAAAAGTATTATCAATTTGAATCAACTACAGATCTTAGACTTATCATTTAACAATCTATCTGGTTCAATTGAAGGCAAGCTTGGAAATCTGACAAAGCTAACAAGTAGGCCTAATGACACAAATGCACTTTTTAGTGGCGGTTGGTCTGTTACAGATCTTCAACTGCTAATAGGGATCAAAGGGGTCTCACGATACATTCAACGGTTACATGGTTACAGTTCAGGAATCGATCTATCAAGCAACATTCTTGAAGCAAACATCCCAGAAGAAATAGGTCTACTTCAAGGGCTTTCAATGCTTAACTTATCAAATAATAATTTCCATGGGAAAATACCGGCGAGTGTTGGCAACATGACCGGTTTAGAGTCATTGGATCTCAGCTTCAATAAGCTGTCTGGACAAATCCCTAGGGAATTGGTATCATTAAGCTATCTTGGGTATTTAAACCTCTCTTACAATAATTTGAGTGGCAGAATACCTACAGATGTTCACTTCCAAACCTTGGGAGCGGACGGTTCAACTTTCATTGGAAACGAATATTTGTGTGGTGCCCCTACGAAGAAGCACTGCGACGGTGACCCTATTGCACCTACAGTAAGTAATACTGATGATGATAATATAAAGCTCaatgcagaagatgaagatggtacAACGGACAACCTGTTCTTGTTTGGTTCTGTCATTTTGGGATTTGCAGTAGGGTTTTGGGCTCTATTCTTGGTTTTACTTTGTAGAAAAGAAAAATGGTGGTGTGTGTACTGGAGAGTCGTCGATAATGTTGTTGATAAAATAACAAGCTGTACCTGGACAAAGAGATAA